Proteins encoded within one genomic window of Ovis aries strain OAR_USU_Benz2616 breed Rambouillet chromosome 1, ARS-UI_Ramb_v3.0, whole genome shotgun sequence:
- the KCNA3 gene encoding potassium voltage-gated channel subfamily A member 3 translates to MDEHLSLLSSPPQPSARQRAHPPQQPASGGGAHTLVNPGHAEPAAGSELPPDMTVVPGDHLLEPEAADGGGDPPQGGCGGGGGCDRYEPLPPALPAAGEQDCCGERVVINISGLRFETQLKTLCQFPETLLGDPKRRMRYFDPLRNEYFFDRNRPSFDAILYYYQSGGRIRRPVNVPIEIFSEEIRFYQLGEEAMEKFREDEGFLREEERPLPRRDFQRQVWLLFEYPESSGPARGIAIVSVLVILISIVIFCLETLPEFRDEKYYTASPSQELFEAASNSTSGGPAGASSFSDPFFVVETLCIIWFSFELLVRFFACPSKATFSRNIMNLIDIVAIIPYFITLGTELAERQGNGQQAMSLAILRVIRLVRVFRIFKLSRHSKGLQILGQTLKASMRELGLLIFFLFIGVILFSSAVYFAEADDPTSGFSSIPDAFWWAVVTMTTVGYGDMHPVTIGGKIVGSLCAIAGVLTIALPVPVIVSNFNYFYHRETEGEEQAQYLHVGSCQHLSPSAEELRKARSNSTLSKSEYMVIEEGGMNHSAFPQPPFKTGNSMATCTTNNNPNSCVNIKKIFTDV, encoded by the coding sequence ATGGACGAGCACCTCAGCCTCCTGAGCTCGCCGCCGCAGCCCTCCGCCCGCCAGCGCGCCCACCCTCCGCAGCAGCCCGCGAGCGGCGGCGGCGCCCACACGCTGGTGAACCCCGGCCACGCCGAGCCCGCCGCGGGCTCCGAGCTGCCGCCCGACATGACGGTGGTGCCCGGGGACCACCTGCTGGAGCCGGAGGCGGCCGACGGCGGCGGGGACCCGCCTCAGGGTGGctgcggtggcggcggcggctgcgACCGGTACGAGCCGCTGCCGCCCGCGCTGCCGGCCGCCGGCGAGCAGGACTGCTGCGGGGAGCGAGTGGTCATCAACATCTCGGGGCTCCGCTTCGAGACGCAGCTCAAGACCCTCTGCCAGTTCCCGGAGACGCTGCTGGGCGACCCCAAGCGGCGCATGAGGTACTTCGACCCGCTCCGCAACGAGTACTTCTTCGACCGCAACCGGCCCAGCTTCGACGCCATCCTCTACTACTATCAGTCTGGGGGTCGAATCCGCCGGCCTGTCAATGTGCCCATCGAAATCTTTTCCGAGGAGATCCGCTTCTACCAACTGGGCGAGGAGGCCATGGAGAAGTTCCGCGAGGACGAGGGCTTCCTGCGGGAGGAAGAGCGGCCCCTGCCCCGCCGCGATTTCCAGCGCCAGGTGTGGCTGCTCTTCGAGTACCCGGAGAGCTCCGGGCCGGCCCGGGGCATCGCCATCGTGTCCGTGCTCGTCATCCTCATCTCCATCGTCATCTTCTGCCTGGAGACGCTGCCTGAGTTCCGCGACGAGAAGTACTACACCGCGTCGCCGTCGCAGGAGCTGTTCGAAGCGGCCAGTAACAGCACGTCGGGGGGCCCCGCGGGAGCCTCCAGCTTCTCGGATCCCTTCTTCGTGGTGGAGACTTTGTGCATCATCTGGTTCTCCTTTGAGCTGCTGGTGCGGTTCTTCGCTTGCCCCAGCAAAGCTACCTTCTCGCGAAATATCATGAACCTGATAGACATCGTGGCCATCATCCCTTATTTCATCACTCTAGGCACTGAGCTAGCTGAGCGACAGGGCAATGGACAGCAAGCCATGTCCCTGGCCATCCTGAGAGTCATCCGCCTGGTGAGGGTCTTCCGCATCTTCAAGCTCTCCCGCCACTCCAAGGGGCTGCAGATCCTGGGGCAGACGCTGAAGGCTTCCATGCGGGAGCTGGGGCTGCTcatcttcttccttttcatcggcgtcatcctcttctccagcgCTGTCTACTTTGCCGAGGCGGACGACCCCACTTCAGGTTTTAGCAGTATTCCGGATGCCTTCTGGTGGGCTGTGGTAACCATGACAACAGTAGGTTATGGTGACATGCACCCAGTGACCATAGGGGGCAAGATTGTGGGGTCACTCTGTGCCATCGCAGGTGTCTTGACCATTGCTTTGCCAGTCCCTGTAATTGTTTCCAACTTCAATTACTTCTACCACCGGGAGACAGAGGGGGAAGAGCAAGCCCAGTACTTGCACGTGGGAAGTTGCCAGCATCTCTCCCCTTCAGCTGAAGAGCTCCGGAAAGCAAGGAGTAACTCCACTCTGAGTAAGTCGGAGTATATGGTGATCGAAGAGGGGGGTATGAACCATAGCGCTTTCCCCCAGCCACCCTTCAAAACAGGCAATTCCATGGCCACCTGCACCACGAACAATAATCCCAACTCCTGTGTCAACATCAAAAAGATATTTACCGATGTTTAA